The Sphingopyxis sp. BE259 nucleotide sequence CGCTGTGTGTCAAAGCGCACCATCGCGGTGTCATCGCTCATCGGAGTGACGCTTTTGACCTGCACGCCGATCAGCGACGAGCGCGGCAGTCGCACCAGCGGGCTGTCCGGATTGGAGACCTGCACCTCGGACAGGTAGCTGTTGCGCGCAGCGCCGTCAGACCAGAGCGAGACCTTCTGATAGTCGCTCTGCACCGAATTAATGTCGAAGCCCTCGCGGGCAATGACATATTGGACGAGGAAGGACTGGGTAAGCGCGCGCTCGCGCGAGATCGACTGCGGCTCGAGGGGTTTGAGCGGCTGCACGAAGCCGGTCTGGCGATCGACTAGTAACGTATAGGGCTCGACGGTCTTGAGCGGGGTCAGGAACAGCAGCGCCAGCGCTTCACAAACCGCGATCACCGAGGCCGCCCCGGCCACCCACCACGCGGTACGCCGCGACGACCGCAGGGCGTCGTCGCGGTCGTGCGCCCAGCTCCCGGCTTCGGCGTAATAGGCATCGAGGACTTCACGGCTGGGTTTGTTCATGAGCGCCGATCCCTGGCAAGTGCGCGTGTCGATATGCGTTGGCGGGTGCGGCGCCCGGACGAGGCCGCGGCGGACGCGGCGCTATAGTGCTCAATGCCGTCCTGCCGCCCGGCGCTGCGCGCGATATGCGCCGCGCGCGACCCGCCGCTCGTCTCGGCGGCGACGGTTTCGCGGCGCTGATTGATCGCGACCGCATCGGCGATCGCCGCGGCACGCGAGCGGCTCTCAATCGGTGTGTGGGATGCGACAAGCTGCTGCACCGTTTCAACACGTGGGGCGCTACCCTCAGTTTCGCGGGTGGATCCCGCCCGCATCCACGCCGGGATGTGCAGGCTGAGTGCCACGCGCCCGACTATGAACATCGCGGCGGCCAGCGCGATTGCGAAGATCGTCGTCGCGGCGAGCAGCTGCGCGGGCGCGCCGATGATGTCGAGACCGCCGCCGCGCCGGGCTAGCAAGCCGGCGAGCCATGGCTCAAGGAAAGCGAGCGCGACACCGAGTGTGATCGCGATGGCGAGACTGCCGAGCGCGGAGCCAAGCAGCGCCTTGAGCCAGCCCGCGAACAGGCCGCGCGTCCCATCGAACAAGAGGAAGGCGGCGAACAGCGGCGCCAGAGCCAGCAGCAGACCGGCAACGATCCGCACCACCGCAAAAGATGCAATCGTCGAGACGAGGAAGATCACGCGGGCAAAGCCGAGCGCGAAGTTGTCGAACCCGATGAATGGCGCGGGGGGAACGGCCGGCATGGTGGGCAGCCCATCGGCGCCGAGCGGTGCCGGGCCGACACCTTCGATCGCGAGGATCGTGAGCGCCTGATCGATACCATCGATCCGCTGGACCAGTCCGCCGCCGCTACCCGGCAAGCTCGCGGCGCCGCCAATCGTCGCGGCCAGCTCGGCGGGCGCGCGAAGGATGATGTCATAAACGAGGATCTGATAGGCTGGCCAACTTGTCGCCAGCAAGAGCACCAGCCCGATCTTGACGAAGGTCAGCACGCCTTCGCGGATCGTCGGCGTATGGCCGAGCAGCATCCGGTAGCCGAGAAACGCGATCAGCAGCGTGATCATTCCGGTCAGCAGGATCGACGCGGTCGATCCCGGCGTCGCCAGCGCGCCATAGCCCTGCGCACCGATGACCTGCGCCTGGCAGTCTAGGAAACGAAGCGCGCTCGGCGCGAAGCTCTCCGGGGCCGGGATCGAGTCGCAGACCGCCATGATCACGCGCGCTCCATCAATGGGTCGTACCAAGCCTCGGGCGCGTCGCCATGTTCGGCGCGCAACTCGTCGAGAATACGCACCGTGCGCTCGCGCCCCGACAGGATCGTCAGCAGCTCGTGCTCGCCGCTGAGGTTAAGGCGCGCGACAACGCTTTCATTGCCATGCTTGACGAGGAAACAATGCGCGCTGTCGGGCAGTGACCGCACGAGCTCATATTCGTGGCTAGTCAGACCGAACCCTCTGACATAATCTTCGGCGCGCGCTTTCGGGTTCGCCATGAAGATCTGCGTCGCGGCCTGCTCGATGATCGCGCTGGCAATCCGGCTTTCAAGCGCATCCTGCGCACTTTGCGTCGCAAAACCGACGATGCCATTGCGCTTGCGGATCGTCTTTTCCCAATCCTTGATCCGGCGCACGAACACGTCGTCGTCGAGCGCCTTCCAGCCCTCGTCGACGACGATGATCGCCGGACTGCCGTCGAGCCGTTCCTCGACCCGGTGGAAAAAATACATCATCGCCGGGGTGCGCACCGCCGGGTCGTCCAATATCTGCGTCATGTCGAAGCCGACCGAGCGGACTGACAAATCGGTCGCGTCTTCTTCATTGTCGAACAGCCAGGCGCGTTCGCCATCGCCCCACCATGGCCTGAGGCGCGCCCACATGTCGTCGGCGTGCGGGCGGTGCCCGCCGCGGAATAGCTCGACGATATGGCGCAGCCGGCGATGATGCGGCGGTTGCGCATAGTTCGCGTCGATCGCATCCTTGATCTGCGCCAGCTCCTCGACGCTAGCGCCGCCCGCGAGCAACGCGAGCCAGTCGATCAGGAACTGGCGGTTGGCGGCATTGTCCTCCAGCTGAAGCGGGTTAAGCCCCGACGGCGCGCCGGGGCGCAGCACGTCATAACGCCCGCCGATCGCGCGGATGAACAGCTCGCCGCCGCGATCCTTGTCGAAGAAAACGATCCGCGGATCGAACTTGCGCGCCTGCGCGAGCAGGAAATTGAGCGCCACCGTCTTTCCCGATCCCGAGGGGCCGATGATCGTGAAATTGCCGAGATCGCCCTCGTGGAAGTTGAAGAAATAGGGGCCGGCCGCAGTCGTCTCGAACAGGGTGACGGCATCACCCCAATGATTGCCATGCGGCTGGCCGAGCGCAAAATTATGCCCGCTGGCGAGTCCCGCGAAATTGCCCGTCGAGACAAGACCGCGCCGCGCGATATATTTGAAGTTTCCCGGGAACTGCGCCCAGAAGGCAGGTTCGAGCGCAATTTCCTCACGCACCGCGATGATGCCAAGATCGGCGAGTGCCGCCTGGACTTCGGCGACCCCCCCGTCGACCTCGGCGGGCGAAGCGCCGCGGATGCCGATCGTCATATGATGCTCGCCAAACCCCGAACGTCCGGCGGCGACCTCGTCCTTGGCGCTCGCCAGTTCGGCGCGCAGGCTCAGCGCCTCGTCCTCGGCTGAGCGCATCCGCCGCAGCGTCAGGTTCATTCGCTCGAGCGCCGACTGGCGCTCGACGAAGCCGAAAGATTGCGAGATTATGAGCTCGAACGGCAGCCGCAGCAGTTCGTCGAACATGCCCGGGCTGGTCTGGCCCGGATAATCCTTGATCGACACGAGGCCCAGAAAGCTGCGATCCGAATGACCCGACGGTCCAAGTTCGATCGCCTCCTGCCCAAAACTGATCCGCCGATCGGGCAGATAGGCGCCGATGTCCTGCGTCGGCAGCAGCACCGGGCGGCTCTCGCCATTGTAGAGCGTCGACAGGAATTCGAGCGGCTCGGAGCAAGGCCCGACCGGTCCGTCATAGACCGAAAGCAGCGAAGGCGCATAGCTGCCGAGCGCGGCCATCAACGCCTCGCGCGCGGTGTCGAGCTGGCGAAGATCGTGCGTTTCGGTGTCCGCCGCCGAACGCGCGCCGCTCAGCTTCTCGCGCAGGCTGTCGAGCATGCCAACCCGGCCTTGCAACGGGCGACGGATCAGCGTGAGGTAGAGATCGTTGACGAACAGCTGACGCCGGTCGAGCCGCCCCTGCCACGCTGCATCGAGCTTGGCCGAGAAAGGATCGCTATACGTCCCGTCAAGCCCGGCCTCGATGCGGCGGCGGACGATATGATGATAAATGGCAAAGCGCGACGAGCCGATCGATTGCAGCATCGCATCGCGCAGTCGCTTGCGATAATTGATTTCGTCGGTGTCGGCGGTCTCGAACAACATGCCGCGCAGCGCGATGACCTGCATCAGCAAGCCGTCGCGGGTCGCGATCGTGTGATCGTCGACATGATGGCCGTAAGGCAGGTGGCGCCCCGCAGGCGCCTCCCTGGCAACGATCTTGGGCGAGGATGCTAAGGCCGGTAGGAGTTGCATCGCCAGATCGAAAAATTGCGCACGCGCGGGCAGCGACCGACCCTGGCGAGCCACAGATCAAAGAAACGCGGCTCGCGCAGGCACAGCAGCACCCCCGCCAGATGGACGACCAGCGCGATCACCAGCGCCCAAACGGTGCGAAAGATCAGGAACAATTCGGTGGCGAGCACCGCGTTGGCTACGAAAAAGCTGTAGGTCACCCCCGCGAACATCTGCGGCCGCGTCAGCGCGACGAACATCACATCGCGCTCGACCCCGTTCACCGGTCAGCGACCGAGGCTGGCGGTGGACTGGATGCCCGCGACGATGCTCGCGGCACCGAACAGGATGAAGCAGCCGACGATCACCGTTGCACCGTAACGCCAGTTGATCCGTCCGGTCAGCATCATGAAGCCGACCATCGCGACCGCGATGACCGCGACGACGGTGGCAATGGTGCCGAGGAGGGTGCCTTCGAGCCAGCGCAACGCCGATACCAGCACGCCCGAACCGGCCGGATCGGCAATGTCCTGGGCTTGCGCGGTCGCGGCGTGGAGGAGGCCGAGCATGGCTGCCGAATATCCGGCAATTCTGTGTTTGAGCTTCACGTAGTTGACCCGCTTCTCGCAAAGAACCTTTTTGATTTCAAGCGCGAGGCTAGTCTTGACCAAATGCGCCTTCCAGTCGGAATCGACCAAAGCCGGCAACAATTGGTGCCAAAATGGTGGCATTTTCGATTGCCGCGAGGGGCTTGAGGGCGCTGGATGGGATGCACTGGAGTTTGTATGTCCTTGCCGACACTTTCGCTCACCGATCCACCCACGGATAGCCCGGTCACCGAGGGCGTTGCGTGGATTCAAGGTGCCGCTCTGGGCAGCACCGCGACGATTGTTGCCGTCGTCGCGGTCGCTACGATTGGCATGCTTATGCTGTCGGGCAGATTGGAATTGCGACGGGGGATTACCGTCGTGCTGGGGTGTTTCATATTATTCGGCGCCAGCGGTATCGCAGCTGCGCTAACCGGGTTGGCGGGCGAGAATCTACCGCAGCGCCGACCAATGGCTTCAGATGCTGGCCAGTTATCGAGCCAGCTGCAATCGCCAACCTCGCCGCCTGCAGCATACGATCCCTACGCCGGGGCCTCTGTGCCGACGCCACGGTAAAATGCAGCGGCGTGCTGCGTCCGGCATGCTGTCTAGTGCCCCATTGCGCAAACGTGATCCGGTTAATTAGCCCGGCCGTTCAATGGAAACACAGAGCCGACATCTTAGTCGCCTCTCGGTCGATCGCACGTAGGATTCCAATCCTTTGGCTTTTCTTGTCCGCCGCCCCACCAAGGGCAACCGGCGCTGATCCATCTTTCACGAAGTTGCCGTAAGGTTGTCGATACGTCGCTATAGCCGAATTCAGTTCCACAGGAAGGGCAAATAACGAAAGTTGCTTCATCATTAATGTAGGGTGGCTCTTCCAAATTTGGAAAATTGCAAACAGGGCAAATGTATTGTTCGCTCATCTGGCAATCTCTCTCTTAAAATATTCCAAGTTGGTTTTCAATCCGTGCTCGGCCGTATCAGGTTTGAAGTATGTTCGAACATTACCACCCTTGGACAGTACTCCAAATTCGTTCGTTTTCGGGTTAAAACGGACGATGTCGCCGCTCTTGCGCGTTCCTTCGAGAACGCCCCTACCGGCTTTGCCGCTTAGAAAATTACCTGCCGCTCGCTCATAGGCTTGGGCTGTCTTGAAGCCGAATTCCCCCGAATGCTTGGCAAAATGCGAATTTCGTAACGCGCCTGAAGCAAAGCCTGCCACCTTCGTTGCGGCATTGCCGATACCGAGTGCGCGCCCAAATGTTCCCAGAAGGGGACCAGCTTTTTCCCGCGCGATTAGAATTGTAGCGGCGGCGGCGGCGACTGCCATCGCCTGAACGCCCTCTGTTTTAGCTTGTTCCTCTACCGTAGGGCCTCCATTTTCTTCTGTCCGGGCCCACCGCATTCCGATAAATAGGCCCTCGCTCTCCTGCATTCCCGTTGGATCAGTCTTATTGACCGGATCATTTCCAACGTAAGCATAGAGGTTGACCTGATCGTCATACCCGATCGGATCGGTCTGAAGGAACCGCCCGAGCGTAGGCGAATAGATGCGGGCCTTGTAATAATACATGCCGATCTCGGGCAGCCACGCCTGGCCGGTGTACTGGAACCGGCCGAGGTTGCCTGACTTCGGAATGCCATACTCATCATAGCTGTTGATCGCCATCGGGTCACCGTAGCCGTTGACGATCCCGATAACGCTGCCCTGATGATCGCGCAGCAGGCGGCGGAAGTTGTTCGGCCAAGGCCCCGGTTCGTACCAGATGACCGGATCATCAATGCTGCGACCGTGCGCGTAAAAGCGAAGTACCGTTCCCGACCCGTCATATTCGACCGCCAGTTCGTCTCCATCATAGGCGAAGCGGGTCGTGTTGCCGCCGCCGACTATTTCGTAGAGCCTGCCCAGCGGATCGTAGCGAAGCGCCGCATTGCGCGCGCCGCTCGCGCTCACCAGCCGGTTTTCCACATCGTAAACGAAGTTTGTCGAGCCGTCCGACGTCAGATTGCCGTTGGCATCATAGGTGAACGACGCCGCGCCGGCCGCTGTATACTGGTTGAGGCCGTTCGTCGTATAGTTGCGATCGACGTTGAAGTGCGCCGTCCACGCGTAAGCATCATTGTCGCGTGCCTGCTGCGCCATCTGCGAAGCCGGTGTAGAGCTATAGCTGAACGATACATCCTGCGCCGTCCCTGCAGGATTATGTGACAATGTATTGAGCCGGCCAACCGGATCATAGCCATATTGCGTCAGCGGCGCAGTGAACATGCTTTCGGCGGCGACAAGGCCGCGCGCATTGTAGGACATGACCCTTAATGGCGTGGCGGGGCTGCTGATTTCCCCGAGCTCTGCCTCGCGGTCCATACCATCATACACCGCGGTAAATACGGCGGGCGCTGGAAGTGCGACCTGGGTGCGATTCCCATTCTTGTCCCAAGCATAAAGAAACGGCCGGGTCACGCCGTCCATTGTCAGCGCCGACGATGTCACCCGCCCGAACCCATCGTAGATAGTCGTCAGGCCTTCACCGGCCGGGCTATCGAACCGGGCGTAGGTTTGCAGTCCTCTCAGGTCATAACCATAATAGACGTCGCGCGTGTGGGTCGCGGCCAGCCCCGATCGCTCGGGCACCACTTTGACCGTATTTCGGTTCAGCGCGTCATATTGATAGGTGATCGTACTGCCGTCGCGCTTTCGCAGGCTCGTGCGGTTGCCATTGGCGTCATAGCCATATTCTTCGTAGTCGACCGTCGACACCACGCCCGGCGTCGTCGGCGACGGGAAGTTCCACTTCACCTGCCGGTCGTGCCCGTCATAGGTCATCGACGCCTTATAGCCGCGCGCATCGGTCAGGCTCGTCCGCTCACCGTTGGGGCTGTAACTATAAGTCGCATAATCCTCCTGCAGCGCCGTTGCATAGGCCTTCTGGATCGTCGCGAGCTGCCCAGCGAGATCATAGATAAAGCGAGTAATCCGGTCCGGTCCGAAGCCACCCGCTACGCCCAGCGCGCAAGCGCTCCCCGGTAAGCTTGCATAGATGGATGGATTCATGCGCTGCGCCGTGCATTCGAGCCGGTCGGCGGAATCGTAGCTATATTGTGCCAACGCCTCGATCACCCCGGCCGCAGAGACGCGCTCTTGCGTTTTCAGCCCGGTCGCATCGTAGATATAATCGACCGTTTTAGTGACTGTCATTGCCGCAAGTGCGCCGACCGTCGAACCAGTCGAGGTGCCTTCTTCAACCTTGGTGATCTGATCGTCAGCGTTATACGACGTCCGTTTTGCGATCTGCGGCAGCAGCCCACTGCCGTCGGGATCAGTGCCGATTACGCCAACTTCGCGACCAACCGCGTCATAGAAATACCAAGTCGATCCACCCAATGGGAGGGTTTTCTGAATCAGTCGGCCCGCATCGTCATAGGCAAAGCTGGTCGTGAGCGCAGTGCCCCCGTTTCCTGGCTGGAGCGTCTCTGTCGCTTTGAGAAACGTCAACCCCCAATAAGTCAGACTCGTTTTCAGTTCGTCCGCGGTTCCCGCGCAAGAGCCCGATGTCAGGCATTCGGAAGTTTGCAAAAGACGATAAAGAGCCCCCGCCGAGGTGCTCACTGTTTCGTAGGTGAAACGCCGCTGCGGACGAATTCCATTCGAGTCCGCCGGCAGAGTGATGCTGAGAGCGCCCCCGTGGACGGCATCATAAACATAGTCGGTCTGGGCGCCTTTCGCGTCCTTGGTCCAGTTGGGTTTGTTGCATTTGACGGGGTTGGCACAGCCCGCGTCATAGCTCGCCTGATAGACAGTCAGATTCGCAAGGCCCGAACCCGGCTTGGCAGCAACGGTAATCTCAGTCAGATTTCCGCGCGTGTCATACTGATAAGAATAGGCATTGCTCTCCGGCATTGTCGCCGAACCCACTGTGCCCTGCCATTGATAGCTAAAGTTCGTCGTGTTGTTCAGCCCGTCTTTTGCCTGCACGACATCCGATCCGGTTGTGTGAACATTGCACCAATAGCTGTTGCCCCACTGAGTTTCCCAAGGAATTTCATAGCCGACCGCACGGCTTGAACGTTGTCTCCCCGAAGGGTCGGTGGCGGTTAGCGAGACATCGTTGCTGATCCAGCTATTGATCGTGTAATTATATGACCAAGTTGAAGTTCCTCGGGTGACAGAGGTTACGGGAACCACGTTGAACCCTTGGCTAAACTGCAAAAAGTTCAGATAGCTAATGTTGGTTTCTCGTCCAGCCGGACTCAGGATCCGGATCGGGACGAAATTAGTCCCGTCAATCTGCGCCGTGGTCGATCCCATGCCCCAATCGCCAATACCCGATCCGTCCGTGCTCAGTACCGATCCGCACGCGCCATACCATTTTGCCTGCAGCTTTATCGACGAGCTGCGGCCTGTATGATCAGAAATGGTTACATTGTCCTCGGAAGCAATCGTTCCTGCACGCGGCAGTGTGTTCACCGGAACGAGATTGCGGTTAATTCCGAAGGAGGAGATAAGTGAGCCAGATTTTTTAAGGCGATAGGTGGCCGAGAGCGGGGTTCCGCGGTGCATTAGCCAATATAGGCCGGGATAGCTTGTGCTGATAGAGCATCCGCTACCGCACGAATTAAGAGCTTCATACGTATATCCGAGGTTGCTTGTGACCGTATTGATATAGTTAGAGCCGTCCGTTGTCGGAAAGTTCGAATAGGTGAGAGTTTCGCCATTGGCGAATCTGATTTCGCTTGCCCAGGAATAACCAAAATATCCTGCCGCGTTGCAACCGGTCTCAACATCCGTACAGGGTTGCGGCCAGATATCCTGGCCTAGCATCGCGAAAAACGAGACTTGCGTTCCGTCTCGGTCGCGAAAACTATATGCTTTTTCCGCCGTTCGAGTGAGCGTTGAGCCATCGATCTTGGCAATCTGGGTGCAGACGCCGAAGCCGTTGCAAACAAACAGCCGGTCAATCCCGCCCATATGAATACGAATCTGACGGCTACTCGGGTCGCCAATGTCAGGCCGTGTGAGCGTCTGGTCCTCGAGATAGACGTTAAGCGAATTGGTGAGCATGCGGCCGTTGAACACGGCTTTACTGTTCAGGTTACCAGCGCCCGGCGCATTGAAGCCGAAGGGCAGCTCGACTGATAGCTGACCGGATGCAATGTCGACGCCGTTAAGATCTGGCTGCGGATTGATGACCGGAAGCCTGCCCACGGAATAGTCTTGAGCGACTGCCCGCGTAGAAGCTCCGCCGAGGATCAGCGCCAAAAGTAAGAGGTAAAACCTGAACATCGCCCTCACTCACCTATTTAGTTTCAATAGAATTTGATGGCCGCCTTCGCGATCCCGGCATCAACAGGGAACTGCGGTTCGGCACCCAAATGCTTCAGGGTGGAGGGTTTGGAGAGTTTGTGGTCTTCAGCCGAGTGCGGTTATCAGCCTTGTCGTGTTCGTAATCGACCGTGACATTGTTGTTCACGCTGCCGGTGCGCACGACCTTCATCAGGCGGCCTTTGGCATCATAGGTGTAAGTAACAGTTTCCGCGGCAGCGACGGGCGTCGCGTTCGCCAGACCGGATATTGCCAACAGTGCCGCCATTCCCAGACATGCTCGACCAACTCTCATATGCGCACCTTCGCTGCAGGAGAAAAACAGAATCGAGACCCGAGAATTTTCTATTTAGATCAAGGCTATCGGTCACCCGGACATGCGTCAATCCGGCTCCCGGGGATATGCGGAACTATTTGAACCATATTGGCAGCAATCGGCTCGAACACTGACTGCTTGGTCATGTGCCAGTAGGTTCGATTTTGATCGTGCAGCGTACCGGACGCTTTTCCTTCGCGGCGGCCAACTCACATTTTGCGATCTTTTCCTTATTGTCGTGGCGCATCACCGCCGCGGCGGAAATTGCCCGGTAAGCTTCCGGACTACCAACCTGCATGAGCCTGACGCCACCCTCCCATATCGTCGGTGCGCCGACGATATGCGCCGCCATTTTCTCGGGCAGCTGCCAGCGCTCGGGCAGCGCCCTGGCGAAAGCGCCCGGCAGGATCGACCAGAGCAAGCACCCGGCGAGAATGCCGCCGCCTGCTGCCCAGATGAGATGAAGGCGCTGCTCATGCGCCGCACGCAACGTCGAAATCGTACCGCGAAGTTCATATGCGGCATTGTCGAACCGCACCTGCGCCCGCTGCATCTCGCCTTCGGCAGACTCGCGCGCCTGCCGGACGGCGCGGGCGATGCGTTGGGCCACATCCTCGGGGGTCAGCTCCATCGCAGGCTTGGCAGCGATGGCTCTCAGCGTTCGCTCCGCCGCACCGAGGTGTTTCGATAGTTCGCCAAGCGTGAGGCTGTAATCGGGAATGCGGATTTCCGCCTTCTCCGCGGCGAGTTTTTCGGTTGCCCGGCGCATCAGTGCCACTTCGCCTTCTAGCCGCGCGAATGCCGCAGCGGCGGGGTCTTCGGATTCCAGTTGGTCGTCGTCCAATTTCATTCTCCTACATGCCGATCCCAATGCCGCGCGACCGCCCCCGACCGAGGTCGGCGATCGCCGCTAGGTCTTGCCCGACCGATCGACTTGAGTGTGCGTCGATGCCGAGCGCCGCCTTGCGGCCGCGTAGGATCGATTCCACCTGGGCATCGCGTTCGAGACTCTTGGCCATCGCGCCCATCTCGCCAGCGAATCGGCTCGCGGCTCGCTGGTCGCCGCGCGACAGCGACCGGCTGCGCTGCTGCTGAAGTTTCTGCCAATCGTCGACGAAGCGATCGGCCCGCTTGGCGGGATCGATGCGGATTTCTGATTCGAGTTGCATCGCGCGGATCGCGGCCTGACTATTGCCCTGGGCTGCGTGCGCCACAAGCTCTGGTTGGCGCTCGAACGCCGCCGCCAGATCGCCCCGGGCATGCGGACCGATCGCGCCAAGCGCATCGCCCGCACGCGCAAGCGCATCGCGCTGGTGCCGCAGCACCGGCAAGTCTTTTGCGTTCATGCGGTCGATGTCGGCTTGCGCGCGGGCATAGCGTTCGACCGCGCGCCGCGTATCGGCTGTTCGCGATGTATCGCGCGGTTCGATGCTCGCCCGTTTCACGGTCGGCTTGAACCCGGCAAAGATGCTCCGCGCCTTCTCGGGGACGTGCTTGGCAATCCCTCGACCCGCTCGGGACAGGTTCTCGGCCACGCGCTCGCGGAAGCTGATGCCGCGCTGCTCGGCATAGGAGCGCGCCGGATCGGTCTTGGCATAATCCTGCGCCATGTCCTTGGCGCGCTCGCGCGACAGCGTGCCGATCAACTTGCCCTGATCCTTGAAGTCGTCGCGGCCATAATGAACATCGACGGCGCCGCGATGCCGCGACAGCGCGACATAGGCCGAGTGGCTGTCCATGCCGGGAGTGGCAAGCACATGGGCGCGATCCACCGTCATGCCCTGCGCCTTGTGGATCGTCGCCGCATAGCCATGATCGACATGGGCATACTCCTTGAGGTCGAACGCCACCGAACGACCTTCGCCGGTGCGAACGGTCATGCTGCGTGCATCGACCTGTTCGACGACCCCAAGCGTGCCATTCTTCACCTCCAAGCTGCGCTCGTTGCGCAGGAACATGACGCGGTCACCAGACGCGAACATGCGGTCACCGCGCTCGACCTTGACCGCGACATCACTGCCGAGTTCGCCCGCCGCGCGCATCCGGTCCCGCGCTGCATTGTTGAGCGCGCATACTTCATCGTTGGTGTGGGTGAGGATGATCCGCGTATCGCCGGGTCGCGCCTGCCGATCGCGATCCCAGCGATCGACCAGTTCGGCGCGCGCAGCCTCGCGCGTCGCCGCGGGGTGTACCATGCCGGCGTCGTCATAAGCGCGGATCGCTTCGCCGGTGCGCCCCGTGGCAAGCTCGCGGATCGCCTCGCGCTGCCAGTCCGCCCGCTGGCGCCGCACCTCGGTGATTTCGACACCGCCGTGTCGTTCGTGGATCGCGCGGAACGCGGCGCCCGCTTCGATCGATTGCAGCTGCTGCGGATCGCCGACCAGCACAACTTTCGCGCCGATGTCGGCGGCGTGCGATAGCACGCGCTCCAACTGCCGCGTTCCGACCATGCCCGCTTCGTCGATCACGAGCACATCCCGGGCCGTGAGCAGATCGCGGCCCTTCGCCCAGCCATGTTCGAGGCTGGCGATGGTCCGCGAGGCGATGCCCGAGCCGTTTTCAAGCCCCTCGGCGGCGATGCCCGACAGTGCGGCGCCGCGTACATTCAACCCAGCGCTTGCCCATGCTTCGCGCGCGGCGCCGAAAATCGCGCTCTTGCCGGTCCCGGCATAGCCGACGACGATCCCGAGATCGCCGCGATCGGTCACATGGTCGAACGCGGCGCGCTGCTCGCCCGACAAGTGCAGACCGCGTTCCGATGCCCGCGCCAGCGCAGCGTCTCGGGCAGCGTCCGAGACGCGATGTCGGTCGCGCTGCGCCATGGCTTCGGCGGCGCGGTGGAGCCGCTGCTCGGCCTCGATCATGTCGCGCGAGGTGAACCGATCCTCGCCGCGTCCGTCCTGACCGAGCGCGACGAAGTCGGGCGATGCGCGCACGGCGCCGATGACTGCATCGAACTGTTCGCGCCCGTCGCTGTGGCGGTGCGCGAACATGGCGAGGTCGCGATTGGTGAAGGTCGCTTGGCTGTGCGTGATCGCGTCCAATGCCAGGCGCGGGTTAGCGATGATCCGCTCGCCATTGCGCTGGGCGATCTCGCGATGGTCGGCAAGCCGCTCGGCCTCAAGCCCGCGGTCCCCCATGCGCGATGCCGCGGGGCCGATCTTGTCCTGCGGTTCAAGCTCGATGCCCTGCGCTGCCAAGCTGCGGTGATCGATGCGCGCGTCGATGTCGAGGTCGGCAAGGCGCTCATTGACATGATCGGCCCAGCGCTCGCGCCATCGCTCGACCAGTTCGGTCCGATTCCAGTCGCGGACCTTCTGACCGAAGCTCGCTTCGCCGTCCTCGCCAACGACGATCTCGCGCATCGTCAGCATGACATG carries:
- the traA gene encoding Ti-type conjugative transfer relaxase TraA, coding for MAIFHLSVKVISRAAGRSAVAAAAYRSAERLHDERLDRPHDFTNKSGVVHSEMLLPENAPEEWRDRERLWNDVEAFEKRKDAQLSRELEFAIPREMNQAQGVELARDFVQREFVDHGMVADLNVHWDIGADGLAKPHAHVMLTMREIVVGEDGEASFGQKVRDWNRTELVERWRERWADHVNERLADLDIDARIDHRSLAAQGIELEPQDKIGPAASRMGDRGLEAERLADHREIAQRNGERIIANPRLALDAITHSQATFTNRDLAMFAHRHSDGREQFDAVIGAVRASPDFVALGQDGRGEDRFTSRDMIEAEQRLHRAAEAMAQRDRHRVSDAARDAALARASERGLHLSGEQRAAFDHVTDRGDLGIVVGYAGTGKSAIFGAAREAWASAGLNVRGAALSGIAAEGLENGSGIASRTIASLEHGWAKGRDLLTARDVLVIDEAGMVGTRQLERVLSHAADIGAKVVLVGDPQQLQSIEAGAAFRAIHERHGGVEITEVRRQRADWQREAIRELATGRTGEAIRAYDDAGMVHPAATREAARAELVDRWDRDRQARPGDTRIILTHTNDEVCALNNAARDRMRAAGELGSDVAVKVERGDRMFASGDRVMFLRNERSLEVKNGTLGVVEQVDARSMTVRTGEGRSVAFDLKEYAHVDHGYAATIHKAQGMTVDRAHVLATPGMDSHSAYVALSRHRGAVDVHYGRDDFKDQGKLIGTLSRERAKDMAQDYAKTDPARSYAEQRGISFRERVAENLSRAGRGIAKHVPEKARSIFAGFKPTVKRASIEPRDTSRTADTRRAVERYARAQADIDRMNAKDLPVLRHQRDALARAGDALGAIGPHARGDLAAAFERQPELVAHAAQGNSQAAIRAMQLESEIRIDPAKRADRFVDDWQKLQQQRSRSLSRGDQRAASRFAGEMGAMAKSLERDAQVESILRGRKAALGIDAHSSRSVGQDLAAIADLGRGRSRGIGIGM